The genomic interval GACCGGCAGTTTGCCGCCCTGGCAGAGTCCGATGTGGCAGGTAACTGATATCGATTCTCATACTGGCCAGTATTGCGCCGCTGACGTCGGGAATTACTGGATCCGGCAGGACATCACGCCGGTTTTGACCGACAGCATAGTGAACATATCGTTCTGGAGCCGCCAGCCCGAAGTTCAGATCCAGGCGTTTGATTTCATTTATGACGACGCCAGTTATGATGAAGATATTGTCTGGGTACAGAGCACGTGGCAGAGGTTTGATGTTACTTCTTATTTGCCCAGCGGTAAGATCATGGTCGCGTTGAGGATTTGGGGATACAGCGGCGGGCCACCCGGTATCGATTCGACTTATATGGATGACATCTCAATATTAAGATTGGTCGAAGATCATAAGATCGAGGAACATAAGTCGGCGAGCCGGCAATTAGAATTCAATATCCATCCTAATCCTGTCCGGGGTAATGCCCTGATTGAATGTCCGGCGGCTCTTGGTAAAAGACCAATGCTTTCTATTTTTGACATAAATGGCGCGGTCATTGAGCGGGTAAACGTGGTAAATAGCAAATATACCTGGTCCACCAAAGGGCTTATGTCTGGCGTTTACTTTGTCCGACTAGATGCAGGGAACGGCCAGAGCTCAGTTAAAAAGATAACGGTTATCAGTGATTAGTACACCCCCTCCTTTTTTCTCCCCCCTCGAGGGCA from bacterium carries:
- a CDS encoding T9SS type A sorting domain-containing protein, with amino-acid sequence MKPLFCVLSIVMLMSGLINAGQLCRSGNFIMEKDPGSGLINIININDRSPFTLLADTLEQLVNPGFETGSLPPWQSPMWQVTDIDSHTGQYCAADVGNYWIRQDITPVLTDSIVNISFWSRQPEVQIQAFDFIYDDASYDEDIVWVQSTWQRFDVTSYLPSGKIMVALRIWGYSGGPPGIDSTYMDDISILRLVEDHKIEEHKSASRQLEFNIHPNPVRGNALIECPAALGKRPMLSIFDINGAVIERVNVVNSKYTWSTKGLMSGVYFVRLDAGNGQSSVKKITVISD